One Sulfoacidibacillus ferrooxidans DNA window includes the following coding sequences:
- the menE gene encoding o-succinylbenzoate--CoA ligase, with the protein MAIEAMLAHAVDQRVPDWLDRQRISNKLAIEFQGKQWTYRQLYERAGLFAGTLKSLGIMPGDRIALLARHGLVFAATVHGVIQREGILVPLNTRLQPVELAFQLHDARVSILVFDSAHRELAMQTTKALMELQDAPPLHLELNGERWDDQVTPVYREYIDLKATQCIMYTSGTTGLPKGALISFGNHLWGALGSAIRLGVQPNDRWLTPLPLFHVGGQSVLLRSVIYGTTAMIHASFDPVEVNRAIDEDGVTLLSVVPAMLTQMLRAKTKAYPTTLRNILLGGGPAARSLLEVCVKENVPVSQSYGLTESNSQVATLGLEDSLRKLGSAGQPLAFTEVRIMGKDGLVPSYQEGEIILRGPTIVSGYAHNPKANEQAFRDGWFYTGDIGYVDDEGYLFVLDRRADLIISGGENVYPAEIEATLLTHEDVVEAGVAGMADERFGQIPFAVVTLRAGATLNQEALEEYCRQRLAGYKVPKRIVTADALPRNASGKLLRRELHSWL; encoded by the coding sequence ATGGCGATAGAAGCTATGCTTGCGCATGCAGTAGATCAACGTGTGCCAGATTGGCTGGATCGACAACGCATATCCAATAAATTGGCTATTGAGTTTCAAGGTAAACAGTGGACATATCGTCAACTGTATGAACGTGCGGGACTTTTCGCGGGAACATTGAAGAGCCTTGGCATTATGCCTGGGGATCGCATTGCCTTACTTGCGCGGCACGGTCTTGTGTTTGCAGCGACGGTTCACGGTGTGATTCAACGAGAAGGCATTCTTGTCCCGCTAAATACGCGTTTACAACCTGTTGAGTTAGCTTTTCAGTTACATGATGCACGTGTAAGCATCTTGGTTTTTGATTCCGCGCACAGGGAACTTGCTATGCAAACAACAAAAGCACTTATGGAATTACAAGATGCACCTCCACTTCATTTGGAATTAAATGGAGAACGCTGGGACGATCAGGTAACGCCTGTGTACAGGGAATACATTGATCTAAAGGCAACGCAGTGTATCATGTATACTTCGGGTACAACAGGCTTACCAAAGGGAGCGTTAATCTCCTTTGGCAATCATCTGTGGGGGGCACTTGGATCGGCCATTCGTCTTGGTGTGCAGCCAAATGATCGCTGGCTAACTCCGCTCCCTTTATTTCATGTGGGTGGGCAATCTGTATTGCTGCGAAGTGTCATCTATGGCACAACTGCGATGATTCATGCGAGTTTTGATCCTGTAGAGGTGAATCGGGCGATAGATGAAGATGGCGTTACGCTACTATCTGTTGTGCCTGCTATGTTAACACAGATGCTTCGCGCAAAGACAAAAGCTTACCCTACGACACTTCGAAATATCCTTTTAGGTGGGGGCCCAGCGGCGCGCTCTCTTTTAGAAGTTTGCGTAAAAGAAAATGTACCAGTGTCTCAGAGTTATGGTTTAACAGAATCTAATTCTCAAGTAGCTACACTCGGTCTAGAAGATAGCTTGCGCAAGTTAGGTTCAGCAGGTCAGCCATTAGCATTCACAGAAGTGCGCATCATGGGTAAAGATGGACTTGTGCCTTCGTATCAGGAAGGCGAGATTATTTTACGTGGACCTACTATTGTTTCAGGATATGCCCATAACCCTAAAGCAAACGAGCAAGCGTTTCGCGATGGTTGGTTTTATACTGGTGATATTGGATACGTTGACGATGAGGGGTATCTGTTTGTACTTGATCGGCGTGCGGACTTAATTATTTCCGGTGGTGAAAATGTGTATCCTGCGGAAATAGAGGCTACTTTGCTAACGCACGAAGATGTCGTTGAAGCAGGTGTTGCTGGGATGGCTGATGAGCGATTTGGCCAAATTCCTTTTGCGGTTGTCACTTTGAGAGCTGGTGCAACATTGAATCAAGAGGCGCTAGAAGAGTATTGCAGACAGCGCTTGGCAGGATATAAAGTGCCAAAGCGCATCGTGACAGCAGATGCATTGCCGCGCAACGCATCTGGTAAGTTGTTGCGAAGGGAGCTACACTCATGGCTATAG